A genomic stretch from Falco cherrug isolate bFalChe1 chromosome 3, bFalChe1.pri, whole genome shotgun sequence includes:
- the VSTM2A gene encoding V-set and transmembrane domain-containing protein 2A isoform X3 — protein MMGIFLAYVGIIFFTAMYIQQGLSTQAKFTEFPRNVTATEGQNVEMSCAFQSGSASVYLEIQWWFLRAAEDQEAGAEVTGTQVELLPERDLDSDGTKISTVKVQGNDISHKLQISKVRKKDEGLYECRVTDANYGDLQEYKAQAFLKVNANSHSRRMQAFEASPMWLQDMKPRKNISAAVPSSIHNSANQRVHATSSPEAAAKIPKQSPQSVHAKTFMGTRANLAS, from the exons ATGATGGGGATCTTTCTAGCTTATGttggaataattttctttacagctATGTATATTCAACAAGGACTTTCTACCCAAG caaaATTCACTGAATTTCCCCGAAATGTCACGGCCACTGAAGGGCAGAATGTGGAGATGTCTTGTGCTTTCCAGAGTGGCTCTGCTTCAGTGTACCTCGAAATCCAGTGGTGGTTCCTGCGGGCAGCTGAGGACCAAGAGGCTGGAGCTGAGGTTACAGGCACTCAG GTGGAGCTCTTGCCCGAGCGGGACCTGGACAGCGACGGCACCAAGATCAGC ACAGTGAAAGTACAAGGGAATGACATCTCCCACAAGCTGCAGATTTCAAAAGTAAGGAAAAAGGATGAAGGCTTGTATGAGTGCAGGGTGACCGACGCCAACTATGGAGACCTTCAGGAATACAAGGCCCAGGCATTTCTGAAAGTCAATGCTAACAGCCACTCTCGGCGAATGCAAGCCTTTGAGGCATCTCCAATGTGGTTGCAAGACATGAAACCTCGcaaaaacatctctgcagctgTTCCAAGTAGCATCCATAACTCTGCCAATCAGCGTGTGCATGCCACCTCCAGCcctgaagcagcagccaaaatccccaaacaaaGTCCACAATCAG